One region of Limisphaerales bacterium genomic DNA includes:
- the flgG gene encoding flagellar basal-body rod protein FlgG has translation MLRALYTSASGMQGQQMNLDVIANNLANVNTTGFKKSKMEFQDMLYQTNRAAGAEAGGGNQVPTSMQVGHGARAVATSKVFTNGELHQTGDKLDTAIHGNGFFKVTLPDGTDAYTRDGAFKMSNAGNIVTSDGLPVASFAGITVPSNATNISISTSGAVSTTVDGVTSNVGQIMLSRFANPGGMESVGGSLYKSTLAAGTEETGLPGATGMGTVQQGWLELSNVKVVEEMVNLIKAQRAYEINSKAIQAADEMMQMSNRLRG, from the coding sequence GGCCAGCAAATGAACCTGGATGTCATCGCCAATAACCTGGCGAATGTGAACACCACCGGTTTTAAGAAATCGAAGATGGAGTTCCAGGATATGCTTTACCAAACCAACCGCGCCGCCGGCGCCGAGGCCGGGGGCGGCAACCAAGTGCCTACCAGCATGCAGGTGGGCCACGGGGCCCGTGCAGTGGCCACTTCCAAAGTGTTCACCAATGGCGAGCTGCACCAAACCGGTGACAAGCTGGATACGGCCATTCACGGCAACGGTTTTTTCAAGGTCACTTTGCCTGATGGCACGGATGCTTACACACGGGATGGCGCGTTTAAAATGAGCAACGCCGGCAACATCGTTACCAGTGACGGCCTGCCGGTAGCCAGTTTTGCCGGTATCACGGTTCCATCCAATGCCACGAATATTTCAATCAGCACTTCTGGCGCGGTGTCCACCACGGTGGACGGGGTCACTTCTAACGTGGGCCAGATCATGCTCTCGCGTTTCGCCAACCCCGGCGGCATGGAGAGTGTGGGTGGCAGTCTTTACAAATCCACACTGGCGGCCGGCACAGAAGAAACCGGCCTGCCGGGAGCCACCGGCATGGGCACCGTCCAGCAGGGTTGGTTGGAGCTTTCCAACGTAAAAGTGGTGGAGGAAATGGTGAACCTCATTAAAGCGCAACGCGCTTACGAAATTAATTCCAAAGCCATTCAGGCGGCGGACGAAATGATGCAAATGAGCAACCGCTTGCGCGGCTAA
- the flgA gene encoding flagellar basal body P-ring formation protein FlgA codes for MKKIVALILLATAPFGFAVLTDLQPAITTALGTELEVANGQLSLTSVQPLPKVEVPDGFPLSVKITQAPAQGLAAFMTVKYEVIVGDQSRGEFTGFFKARLLREVWVATKLCQRLKALDEVSLKLKQMDVINLRNGVWEGDKLTADLQIIQAVTPGTVLQPYHVRRKPVVLRNQTVQAEIRHKALHIRLPVMALEDGAPGDVIRLRNPKSFKEIRGTVVNSDTVSVKFISPNGK; via the coding sequence ATGAAAAAAATCGTTGCCCTCATCCTTCTCGCCACCGCGCCCTTCGGCTTTGCGGTGCTGACCGATCTGCAGCCCGCCATCACCACCGCCCTCGGAACAGAGCTGGAGGTGGCCAATGGCCAATTGTCCCTCACTTCCGTGCAGCCGCTGCCGAAGGTGGAGGTGCCCGATGGATTTCCGCTTTCTGTAAAAATTACTCAGGCACCCGCCCAAGGGTTGGCGGCGTTTATGACCGTGAAATACGAAGTGATTGTCGGTGACCAATCACGCGGCGAGTTTACTGGATTTTTTAAGGCCCGCCTGTTGCGTGAGGTGTGGGTGGCCACGAAATTATGCCAACGGCTCAAGGCACTTGACGAGGTTTCGCTGAAACTCAAACAAATGGATGTCATCAACCTGCGCAACGGCGTGTGGGAAGGGGACAAACTCACTGCCGATTTACAGATCATCCAAGCCGTCACCCCCGGCACCGTGCTGCAGCCGTACCATGTGCGCCGCAAGCCGGTGGTGCTGAGGAATCAAACGGTGCAGGCAGAAATCCGCCACAAGGCGCTACACATCCGACTGCCGGTGATGGCGCTGGAAGACGGCGCGCCGGGCGATGTGATTCGCCTTCGCAACCCCAAATCTTTTAAGGAAATCCGCGGCACCGTGG